ATCGTGAAAAAATATTAGGGTTATGTAATGAGTTAATTAGGGCTTTTGATGACCATAATACCCCTGATTTATATGCAAAGAAACTTTTTCATCAAGGTGGTAAAAAGTTGAGCGAACTAAAATCACTTTTGATATTATTCTTTATACATCAACAAATACCAAGAGTCCCAAGAAAAGTTGAAAGAGATGAAGTTGATAAAAGGTACGATAACTTAATTTCTAATATGCTTAAACCCATCCCTAAAGAAGTTAAGTTCAAAGGGAACTATAATATCATCACATGGAACTATGATTTACAGTTTGAACTTGCGTTATCAAAGTATTATGAAAAAGAAGTTTATGAAACATCAAGATACATAAGAATGGAGCCTGACATAACACAAGGCAGGCGTTTTGAAGATTGTGATAAATTTTCAATAGTCCACTTAAATGGTGTGGCTTATTGCGAAGCAGATTACATTCAAAATCCATTTGAACCTTTCGAAAGTAATTACCAGCTTTTTCAAAGGCTCATTGGTTTGTTCAAAAAATTAGATCAAGGTAGAATAAGTGATATGTACTATTCGCAATTCCTTGGATTTGCTTGGGAAAACCTGTTTGATAACACAAAGTTTTTTGACAACAGTAAATATAAAGAGGCTGAAAAAATAGCAGCGAGGACTGAGGTTCTTGTAATTATTGGTTATTCTTTCCCTGAATTCAATGATGAAATTGATAGGCAAATTTTTGAGAGGATGGGGACTCTTAAAAAAGTATACATACAGGACTTTGACAAATCATTGGCGGAAAAGCTTACAAGGTTAGCGTTACATCCAATCTTTATGAATAAGAATAAAGTTCAATTTGTGGACAATTTAAATTCCTTTCATCTTCCAGCTGAAAGAGATAAAGAGATACATGAAGTAGATAGTAATCTATTGTAATAAAATACATGATTAGACATCTTCAATCTTAGGAGATTGTTTATACGCCAAAGACATTGATAAACATTAATTGGCCCAAAAAAAATATGCAGCCCGAAAGCTGCATAGGGTGCAATGGCCCGCAAGCCTCTGCACTTCAAAAGTAAAAGTTTGGAGGCAATAAAAAATAGCTTTGCAGAAGTTGGCTGGTTGTATTCCAGTCATCTGCCAACTACCAACCATCAACTACCAATATGAACCGGACAACCTTTATAAAAAACCTGATTGGTTTATTTGGCGTTGGCGCCTTGCCCAAGGCATTGGTAAAACAGTATCAAAAAGTGTATTTGTTGCAGTGCTTTGTGCGGGGCTTTCGGTTTCACCAAGGGCCCAAGCTGCTAGAGCAAATGACGGTGGGCCAGTTGCTGGAGCTACAGCGGGAGCCACAAAACGAGCACGATGCCTGTGCCATTGCGCTGTACTGCGGTCCGCACATGATAGGCTACATCCCAAGAGAAGAAAACGAAATATTGAGCAGGCTCATGGATGCGCAGGTGGTAGAACTGCTGGCAGAAATAACCCATATTGAACCCAAGGCACAAGCCTGGGAGCATGTAGCCATAGCCGTGTATGTGCTCAAAGAAATAACCAACGAGCCACTGCCGGAAACCGCCAGTTATCTTACCACTATAGAAAGCCCCAATTACCGCACCTTACGAAGCAGCAACGACCGCCTGACACGGGTAAGCTATGCCCAACCGGCCCCGCACCACGGACGAAAGGAAATACAAAACGCCGACGACTTCTACATAAGGTTGGTAGACCATAGCGATAACGACAGGGTGTACCAGCTCATACACGAAGGTTTTAATACTGCTGAAAACATGGAGCTGGCTGTACAGGAATCGAGAATCATCATCAACCGCAACAAGCTGCCGCAAGATTTGCAGCTGGATGATGTGGTAAAGGCACTGGATGATGAAATAGTAAACATTGATGGCCACTTTGCAGAAAATGGCTATGTGGTGGCCAATTTAGACCGGCTG
The Phnomibacter ginsenosidimutans genome window above contains:
- a CDS encoding HIRAN domain-containing protein codes for the protein MNRTTFIKNLIGLFGVGALPKALVKQYQKVYLLQCFVRGFRFHQGPKLLEQMTVGQLLELQREPQNEHDACAIALYCGPHMIGYIPREENEILSRLMDAQVVELLAEITHIEPKAQAWEHVAIAVYVLKEITNEPLPETASYLTTIESPNYRTLRSSNDRLTRVSYAQPAPHHGRKEIQNADDFYIRLVDHSDNDRVYQLIHEGFNTAENMELAVQESRIIINRNKLPQDLQLDDVVKALDDEIVNIDGHFAENGYVVANLDRLAELSARIQRFTEVTDKEGRLFFDAIMQ